Within the Staphylococcus warneri genome, the region TATCAAATTAGCTATGGTGCAATTCAATAAGGAAGTACAACATACTGATTATCACGCGAAACTATTATTACAAGTTCACGATGAATTAATCTTTGAAGTTCCAAAAGATGAAGTAGCATCGTTTAGTAAGTTTGTAGAAGAAATTATGGAGTCTGCATTAAAATTAGATGTGCCACTAAAAGTTGACTCAAGTTACGGTGCGACGTGGTATGATGCAAAATAAAGGAAGGTTTGAATATGCCGGAATTACCAGAAGTAGAACATGTTAAAAGAGGAATTGAACCATTTGCCGTAAATACTACTATTAATAAAATAACTTTTTCTGAAAATGTAAAAAAAGGTAAAGAAGATGGACGAGAGACGATTATCAAAGGAATGACACTCGAAAGTTTTCGACGCTTAACAGAAGGCTATACAATTAACCAAATAGAGCGAAGAAGTAAATATATTGTATTTTATATTAATCGTGATGCAGAGCAACGTATTTTAATTAGTCATTTAGGTATGGCAGGTGGTTTCTTCGTTGTTAATCATTTAGAAGAGATTAATGTGCCTAATTATCGTAAACATTGGCAAGTTATTTTTGAATTAGATAATGGAAAAAAATTAATCTATTCAGATATTCGTCGCTTTGGGGAAATTAGAAATGTGAGTAGTTTTGATTCATATCCTTCATTTTTGAGCATAGCTCCGGAACCCTTTGACGAAGAAGCACTGCAACATTTTTTAGATTGTACGAATAAAAAGAATTATTCTAAAAAACCGATTAAACAAGTGATTTTAGATCATAAAGTTATATCTGGCTGTGGAAACATTTATGCATGTGAAGCGCTATTTAGAGCAGGTATTTTACCTAATAGACTAACACAAGAATTATCAAATCAAGAAAAAGAAATGGTGTTTTATCATGTTCGATCTGTATTAAATGAGGGTATTAAATACGGAGGAACTAGCATTTCCGATTATCGTCATGCTGATGGTAAAACAGGGGAAATGCAGTTACATCTGAATGTATATAAACAAAAATATTGCAAGGTATGTGGGCACTCAATTGAAACTCAAGTCATCGCATCTAGAAATAGTCACTATTGCCCGACTTGTCAGAAATAAAGGAAGCGTGAAAATATGTCAAAAGTAATAGGACTTACTGGTGGTATCGCATCAGGTAAATCAACTGTATCTGAATTGTTAACTGCATTTGGTTTTAAAGTAGTAGATGCTGATACAGCTGCAAGAGAAGCAGTTGCTAAAGGAACACCAGGTATAGAGAAAGTAAGAGAAGTTTTTGGCGATGAAGCTATTGATGAAAATGGTGAGATGGACAGAAAATATATGGGTGATTTAGTATTTAATTATCCAGGTGAACGTATTAAGTTAAATGAAATAGTCCATCCTATAGTTAGAGAAATAATGGAAGAAAAGAAGCAACAATTTTTAAAAGAAGGCCATAATGTTATTATGGATATTCCTCTTTTATATGAAAATGAATTGCAAGATACTGTTGATGAAGTATGGCTTGTTTACACATCAGAAAGTATTCAAATCGATCGTTTAATGGAAAGAAATGATTTAACTCAAGAGGAAGCAAAAGCAAGAGTATATAGCCAAATATCTATTGATAAGAAAAGTAGAATGGCAGATCATGTGATTGATAATCTTGGAGATAAACTAGAACTAAAGCAAAATTTAGAACGGTTGCTTAGTGAAAAAGGTTTTATCGAGAAATAATTCAAAAAGAGATTTTTATTAACCCTGAGACATTAATAAATGCCTTAGGGTTTTATTATGTGAATACTTACTTTAGAAATTTTCTGTTTTTTTAGTTTTGATAATCTTAAATTCATTGTTATTTAATAACTAATTCTTATTAAGTTTGATTAAAATTTGTATTTGTAAAGTTTTGGTAAACGCTTTCAAATGTAATTTATTATGTTATACTAATGCCATAAAGTATAACATATAAATTAATGGTCAAGGGGTGCTTTAAATGACAACGAATATAGCAATTAACGGTATGGGTAGAATAGGTAGAATGGTATTAAGAATTGCATTGAAAAATGAAAACTTAAGCGTAAAGGCAATTAATGCAAGTTACCCTCCAGAAACAATTGCACATCTTATCAATTATGATACAACTCATGGTAAGTACGATGAGAAGGTAGAAGCCATTGAAAATGGCATTCGTTATAAAAACCAAGATATCAAATTAGTTTCTGATAGAAATCCTGAAAACTTACCTTGGAAAGAACTTGATATAGATGTTGTCATCGAAGCAACTGGTAAATTCAATCATGGTGATAAAGCTATTGCACATATCAACGCAGGTGCAAAAAAAGTATTATTAACAGGTCCATCTAAAGGTGGCCATGTTCAAATGATTGTGAAAGGTGTCAATGATGATAAATTAGATGTTAATAAATTCGATATTTTCAGTAATGCATCATGTACAACTAACTGTATTGGCCCAGTTGCAAAAGTATTAAATGATGAATTTGGTATCGTGAACGGTCTGATGACTACAGTACACGCAATTACTAATGACCAA harbors:
- the mutM gene encoding bifunctional DNA-formamidopyrimidine glycosylase/DNA-(apurinic or apyrimidinic site) lyase — encoded protein: MPELPEVEHVKRGIEPFAVNTTINKITFSENVKKGKEDGRETIIKGMTLESFRRLTEGYTINQIERRSKYIVFYINRDAEQRILISHLGMAGGFFVVNHLEEINVPNYRKHWQVIFELDNGKKLIYSDIRRFGEIRNVSSFDSYPSFLSIAPEPFDEEALQHFLDCTNKKNYSKKPIKQVILDHKVISGCGNIYACEALFRAGILPNRLTQELSNQEKEMVFYHVRSVLNEGIKYGGTSISDYRHADGKTGEMQLHLNVYKQKYCKVCGHSIETQVIASRNSHYCPTCQK
- the coaE gene encoding dephospho-CoA kinase (Dephospho-CoA kinase (CoaE) performs the final step in coenzyme A biosynthesis.), which encodes MSKVIGLTGGIASGKSTVSELLTAFGFKVVDADTAAREAVAKGTPGIEKVREVFGDEAIDENGEMDRKYMGDLVFNYPGERIKLNEIVHPIVREIMEEKKQQFLKEGHNVIMDIPLLYENELQDTVDEVWLVYTSESIQIDRLMERNDLTQEEAKARVYSQISIDKKSRMADHVIDNLGDKLELKQNLERLLSEKGFIEK
- the gap gene encoding type I glyceraldehyde-3-phosphate dehydrogenase yields the protein MTTNIAINGMGRIGRMVLRIALKNENLSVKAINASYPPETIAHLINYDTTHGKYDEKVEAIENGIRYKNQDIKLVSDRNPENLPWKELDIDVVIEATGKFNHGDKAIAHINAGAKKVLLTGPSKGGHVQMIVKGVNDDKLDVNKFDIFSNASCTTNCIGPVAKVLNDEFGIVNGLMTTVHAITNDQKNIDNPHKDLRRARSCNESIIPTSTGAAKALKEVLPEVEGKLHGMALRVPTKNVSLVDLVVDLEQNVTADQINDAFKNANLDGVLDVESEPLVSVDFNTNPNSAVIDAQSTMVMGDNKVKVIAWYDNEWGYSNRVVEVAEQIGKLIESHKTVEAV